From one Pseudoliparis swirei isolate HS2019 ecotype Mariana Trench chromosome 5, NWPU_hadal_v1, whole genome shotgun sequence genomic stretch:
- the hykk.2 gene encoding hydroxylysine kinase isoform X2 produces the protein MSASNVKPNFSDAQVVEIVKRLFRLTPSEIRSLPSYDDQNFYVAPNEGGEYILKIMNSKDSKNSSLIEMQTYAMTFLHQNGLPAQTVMPTTSGQLMSLEEIDCQKYLVRLLTYLPGTTISNVPLTPLLLYEIGNMAARMDQILQKMEHPHLDVLQRENFMWSLSNVPCLEAYISILEGDPLEEVVKSVIQQYKTSVIDKRSNFRRCINHGDFNDLNVLVQPDESGGHRISGILDFGDMNNGYYIYELAIAVMYMMTQHPEPIEVGGPVLAGWESVLPLNEAEKDCLYVLVLSRFCQSLVMARHAVTLHPENAEYLMISSKRGIHILRQLWELGKEQVQKAWFESAAQFSEKS, from the exons ATGTCCGCAAGTAATGTCAAGCCCAACTTCAGCGACGCTCAGGTGGTTGAGATAGTGAAGAGACTCTTTAGGCTGACACCATCAGAAATCCGCTCTCTGCCGAGCTACGATGACCAGAACTTCTACGTGGCGCCCAACGAGGGTGGCGAGTACATCCTGAAGATAATGAACTCAAAGGACAGTAAGAACAGCTCCCTGATAGAGATGCAGACGTATGCCATGACTTTCCTGCACCAGAATGGACTTCCTGCTCAAACAGTCATGCCCACCACTTCAGGACAGCTCATGAGCCTTGAAGAAATAG ATTGTCAGAAGTACCTGGTCAGGCTGCTGACTTATTTGCCTGGAACCACTATTTCCAATGTTCCTTTAACGCCACTGTTACTTTATGAAATTGGCAATATGGCAGCCAGAATGGACCAAATCCTACAAAAG atgGAGCACCCTCATCTTGATGTGCTGCAGAGAGAGAATTTCATGTGGAGTCTGTCAAATGTTCCCTGCCTGGAAGCATACATAAGTATATTAGAAGGAGATCCTCTCGAAGAGGTTGTGAAGTCTGTCATTCAGCAGTACAAGACCTCTGTGATTGATAAACGCTCCAATTTCCGCAGAT gCATTAACCACGGAGACTTCAATGACCTCAATGTGCTTGTACAACCTGATGAGAGTGGCGGCCACAGGATTTCTGGCATCCTCGACTTTGGGGACATGAACAATGGCTATTACATCTATGAGCTAGCCATCGCTGTCATGTACATGATGACGCAGCACCCTGAACCAATAGAGGTGGGTGGACCTGTCCTCGCTGGCTGGGAAAGTGTCCTTCCCCTCAATGAGGCAGAGAAAGATTGTCTCTATGTGCTCGTGCTGTCCCGCTTCTGCCAGTCGTTGGTTATGGCTCGTCACGCTGTGACTTTACATCCTGAAAATGCAGAGTATCTGATGATTTCCTCCAAGAGGGGCATCCACATTCTCCGTCAACTGTGGGAGCTCGGAAAGGAGCAGGTGCAGAAGGCATGGTTTGAGAGTGCAGCTCAATTCAGTGAGAAATCGTGA
- the hykk.2 gene encoding hydroxylysine kinase isoform X1 — protein MQLAIKHKLEAIMSASNVKPNFSDAQVVEIVKRLFRLTPSEIRSLPSYDDQNFYVAPNEGGEYILKIMNSKDSKNSSLIEMQTYAMTFLHQNGLPAQTVMPTTSGQLMSLEEIDCQKYLVRLLTYLPGTTISNVPLTPLLLYEIGNMAARMDQILQKMEHPHLDVLQRENFMWSLSNVPCLEAYISILEGDPLEEVVKSVIQQYKTSVIDKRSNFRRCINHGDFNDLNVLVQPDESGGHRISGILDFGDMNNGYYIYELAIAVMYMMTQHPEPIEVGGPVLAGWESVLPLNEAEKDCLYVLVLSRFCQSLVMARHAVTLHPENAEYLMISSKRGIHILRQLWELGKEQVQKAWFESAAQFSEKS, from the exons ATGCAGCTTGCCATAAAACACAAGTTGGAAG CAATAATGTCCGCAAGTAATGTCAAGCCCAACTTCAGCGACGCTCAGGTGGTTGAGATAGTGAAGAGACTCTTTAGGCTGACACCATCAGAAATCCGCTCTCTGCCGAGCTACGATGACCAGAACTTCTACGTGGCGCCCAACGAGGGTGGCGAGTACATCCTGAAGATAATGAACTCAAAGGACAGTAAGAACAGCTCCCTGATAGAGATGCAGACGTATGCCATGACTTTCCTGCACCAGAATGGACTTCCTGCTCAAACAGTCATGCCCACCACTTCAGGACAGCTCATGAGCCTTGAAGAAATAG ATTGTCAGAAGTACCTGGTCAGGCTGCTGACTTATTTGCCTGGAACCACTATTTCCAATGTTCCTTTAACGCCACTGTTACTTTATGAAATTGGCAATATGGCAGCCAGAATGGACCAAATCCTACAAAAG atgGAGCACCCTCATCTTGATGTGCTGCAGAGAGAGAATTTCATGTGGAGTCTGTCAAATGTTCCCTGCCTGGAAGCATACATAAGTATATTAGAAGGAGATCCTCTCGAAGAGGTTGTGAAGTCTGTCATTCAGCAGTACAAGACCTCTGTGATTGATAAACGCTCCAATTTCCGCAGAT gCATTAACCACGGAGACTTCAATGACCTCAATGTGCTTGTACAACCTGATGAGAGTGGCGGCCACAGGATTTCTGGCATCCTCGACTTTGGGGACATGAACAATGGCTATTACATCTATGAGCTAGCCATCGCTGTCATGTACATGATGACGCAGCACCCTGAACCAATAGAGGTGGGTGGACCTGTCCTCGCTGGCTGGGAAAGTGTCCTTCCCCTCAATGAGGCAGAGAAAGATTGTCTCTATGTGCTCGTGCTGTCCCGCTTCTGCCAGTCGTTGGTTATGGCTCGTCACGCTGTGACTTTACATCCTGAAAATGCAGAGTATCTGATGATTTCCTCCAAGAGGGGCATCCACATTCTCCGTCAACTGTGGGAGCTCGGAAAGGAGCAGGTGCAGAAGGCATGGTTTGAGAGTGCAGCTCAATTCAGTGAGAAATCGTGA
- the nmur1a gene encoding neuromedin-U receptor 1, protein MSSLNCSFDLMAEKDGWLCPPGEKCVNLTSGVNGSHVDLNDACLTEEEYLEKYLGPRRSSVFLPVCLIYLVIFLVGVVGNVLTCTVIARNKVMWTPTNYYLFSLGVSDMLVLLLGMPLELYELWQNYPFLLGNGGCYFKTFIFETVCFASILNVTALSVERYIAVVHPLRAKYVVTRTHAKRVILTVWGMSVLCALPNTSLHGIAVLHSSSPGISGNISVEIPDSAICMLVKPRWIYNLTIQVTTVLFFMLPMLTISALYLLIGLQLKQEKVRQLEAKKGFGQDSFCHVRTQQQKARRRQVTKMLFVLVVVFGICWAPFHTDRLMWSFINNWTDNHLKIFQYVHIISGVFFYFSSAVNPILYNLMSTRFREMFKEVMCHRPHHVSPRKHSLSVTRVTLRSTLSEGPLSNGAAVVEAEAEEVEMRMKDESCFSY, encoded by the exons ATGTCATCTTTGAACTGCTCTTTTGACCTAATGGCTGAAAAAGACGGTTGGCTGTGTCCGCCGGGGGAAAAGTGTGTCAATCTGACATCTGGCGTGAATGGAAGCCACGTTGATCTGAATGATGCATGTCTGACCGAAGAAGAGTACCTGGAGAAATATCTGGGGCCTCGTCGATCATCTGTGTTCCTTCCCGTCTGCCTCATCTACCTGGTCATCTTCCTGGTAGGTGTGGTGGGGAACGTGCTGACGTGCACTGTCATTGCACGCAACAAAGTGATGTGGACGCCAACAAACTACTACTTGTTCAGCTTGGGGGTGTCAGAcatgctggtgctgctgctcgGCATGCCATTAGAGCTGTATGAGTTGTGGCAGAACTACCCATTCCTCCTGGGGAATGGTGGCTGCTACTTTAAAACGTTCATATTCGAGACTGTATGTTTTGCATCTATCCTCAACGTGACAGCGCTGAGCGTGGAGCGTTACATCGCTGTGGTGCACCCACTACGCGCAAAGTACGTTGTGACGCGTACCCACGCCAAGCGGGTCATCCTGACGGTGTGGGGCATGTCGGTGTTGTGTGCTTTGCCAAACACAAGTCTACATGGAATAGCCGTCCTTCACAGTAGCTCCCCCGGTATTTCCGGGAACATCTCTGTGGAGATCCCTGACTCAGCAATCTGTATGCTTGTGAAACCACGCTGGATATACAACCTCACCATCCAGGTGACCACCGTGCTATTTTTCATGCTCCCCATGCTCACCATCAGCGCTCTGTACCTGCTCATTGGGTTGCAGCTGAAGCAGGAGAAGGTGCGTCAGTTGGAGGCGAAGAAAGGCTTTGGACAGGACAGCTTCTGTCACGTACGAACACAGCAGCAGAAGGCCCGTCGCCGGCAGGTCACCAAAATGTTAT TTGTTTTAGTGGTGGTTTTCGGGATCTGCTGGGCCCCGTTTCACACTGACCGCCTCATGTGGAGTTTCATTAATAACTGGACTGACAACCACCTGAAGATATTCCAGTATGTGCACATCATCTCCGGAGTGTTTTTCTACTTTAGCTCTGCAGTCAACCCAATCTTGTACAACCTGATGTCCACGCGCTTTAGAGAAATGTTCAAGGAGGTCATGTGCCATCGGCCTCACCACGTTAGTCCCAGAAAGCACTCACTCAGTGTCACCCGGGTGACGCTCCGCAGCACCCTGAGTGAAGGGCCGCTCAGCAATGGCGCTGCTGTTGTTGAAGCCGAGGCAGAAGAAGTAGAAATGAGGATGAAAGATGAAAGCTGTTTTTCGTATTAA